The DNA region AATACTGATCATTGGCACCAGGCTCTTTCCTCAATGTCTTCACAGCTTCAACAGCGTTTTTGAATTTGTGAGGAGCTTCACCAAGAACTTGAGCATCCCAACCTCTTTTAACAACTTCCCAATCATTCTCATACCGATCCAAAGTCACATACATACGTCCTCCACCAGATGCAATCTGAGCATCAACACCATTCTCACGTAACTTAACGAGATCGGCTTCAAGAGTTTCAACAAATCCAACACTAGAACCGTCCAACACATCACGACCATCGGTAAGAATGTGAACACGGATTCTCTTAGCACCACGTTCCGCAGATCCCTTAATCAACAActatgcaaaacaaacaacaaccaagTATTAAGAAATCGaacaacaaaacttaaaataaggggaaagaaaaaagaaaaacagatcaAATCAAAACCTGTAGCTGATCAATACGAGAGTGAACTCCACCGTCACTGAGAAGTCCAACGAGATGCAAAGTATGTGTATCGAAAGATTCAGAAACGTATTTGAAACCTTCACCTTCAAAGATTTTGCCGGAAGCAAGAGCTAGGTCACAAAGCTTAGCACCTTGAGCGAAGATACGACCAGCACCAAGAGCATTATGACCAACCTCACTGTTTCCCATATCATCTTCACTGGGAAGTCCAACAGCAGTACCGTGAGCTTTGATCAACGTCCATGTATCAGGAGCTCCCTATTGAGAGAGACAAAAGTAAGTTGGCTGAATTGAAAAACTTATAAAGAATCAAAAGGATAAGaaggtaaaaagaaaacaatacatgTTTAAGAGCATCCATGGCTGGAGTAGGAGCGTTGTGGATACAGTTGTACTCATCAGGAGCAGATTCACCCCAACCATCTAAGACGATTAAGGCTATGGTTTTGCCCTTAGGGAGCTTGGGATGGTCATCGAGCTTCCAGGCGGAGGAGGTAGCCATAGCTTTTTGAGATGCAATCGAAGAATCTCAAAAAGAGATCTGAGAAGAAGGTGAATGAAGGTTGGTGTGAAGGAAGAGGCGGGTTTTTATAAAAGAGGCGTTTTTGGGAGTGGGCCTAACAACTCTATCAATTGGGCCACTTGTCGCTCacgtatatatagaaaaatcttATTGGCTccgaatattctttttttcctcttttcttatttgcgatttttacatatttgatACAGTTGTGATGCTGATTCATGCCATTTTGTCTTTTATATGTTctagagacaaaagaaaaaaatacattttttatagGATTTATCATATAGATAATATTGTCTTGTTAGATTATACTTCCATTACTTTCACtttttatataatcataatatagAAATATTGCTTTACAAGTTTACTTCCATTACAATTTATACATTCTTCCATTTTATAAGAGCTCTTAATAAATGTACTATCGCCTTATTAAATCTGTACTTGGTTGACAAGGCATTCGGAAAGagtatattttccttttcaCTTCACAGCATGATTTTGGCCATACTAGTTTCAAAATAAAGAACCTTTGTAGTGGTTAATTCATCGAATCAAATTCTGAAACActttttagtgattaaagaaaaagaaggaaattaaTAACTAAAGGTTTGCTCTATTCTCTGttctaaaaaataacaaatggtCAAGAAATGTGAGTGCTTCACACCACATATATAAGCTACTTGGAGCAAAATTCAGCTCTCTTTATAAGAggctttttgtttcttgaaattgTCGAAGAATAGAAGTAATGCAGGGTTTAAATGAAAACGTTTTAATCAAACAAgtagaagatgaaggagaaaacagaaaacaacggtgacaaaactaataatagtagaggaggaagatgaagaagaaagtgaagcaGATTTGGGTAGCCTTGGATAGTCATCTGGTGAAGGCATAACACATTCATCCCCATTGAACAAGATTCTCCTTGGGAATGCCCATCCTTCTTTGAAAGTAAAATTTCCCATATCCTTCTTTAGCAATAACTCTGTTTGCACATTCCCAATCTTTCCTGCTTGAAGCAAAACATCATTGTAAAACTGCACTCCCCAAAACATCCCTGTGTCATCTGAAACCACACATCACCAAGAACaagtcaaaattttaaaccaataaggTAAGATAAACAAAGAGACAGATTTTTTCATAGTTGACTCACTGATGCTGTTTTGATATGGCGTCAAAGACTTGTAGTTGAAGCTGAAGACTTGTTGGACGCTTTTCAAGTTTGGATGAAGCACCACTAAGTTCCAATTAGTGTAATTCTTCACTGTGTTGAGATTCGTTGCTGTGATCTTTACCCTCCAATACTCTCTATAGTTCACTTTCACATGCCAGTGGATGCGGATGGGACACATATGATCCGAACATGTCACCACTGGTGATACTTCCTCATATGGATCATGTTTCTGTTCCAGATATGGCGGCATTTCTCCTTTCCTGAACATTCCCAGCAAGAAgacatcaaaccaaacaataacaaaagTAAACGTGAAAGAGTTTCGAAGAGTGAGTTACTTGACACAAGGGGAACTCGAGCAGCCGCAGCTACAGGTAGGACAAGGAACGATGTTTTGGTAGTAGAATGCTGAGAGTGAAACGCAGCACTTTGGTGATTGTGATGATCGAAACTGCGAGTACACGCACACTGCCTCCCATGTTGCTGCTCACAATACCAAATATATCCATGTTAAGTAACTCGGCTTCTTGACTTCTTGTTGTAATAAGATAGCATCTTATAACATTTTGGTTACCTAGAGCTTGCATTTTGCGACGGCCCTTGTCTGTGCTAAACTTGGTCGGGGCCACGGATGTGGCATTGTCGCAGCTATAACCCGGGACACCAATATCGAAGTTATAAGGGATATTGAACTTTTCAGGGTCATCAGGAGAGCTCCCAATGTCCATTGTGAAAGTAGAGACGTGATTGGCGTGGTCCTGAGACATGGAAGTCAAGACGCCTCCACGGCAACAGTTAGAGACCTGAAGGTTGTAAGAAGCTCCGGGAAGAAGATCGACGATGGTTGGTCGGCGGAGACAGCAGTGAGGGAGGTTGTTGCTGGAGGCAAAGGCAGAGCAATTGCCTTGCTCGGTCGTCTCAGCTCCTCTCATGTCCCATATCACTTCTTTGTTGAGCCAATGCCAACTCAGCTTCCACCCTGGTTTCTCCACGTGCCGGTACTCTTGCATGTTCTCTACTGTTACTTGTACCTGCAAacattttgaatattaattCCACCACGCATTTGTGTACATATATAGGTTGACAATTTGtcaaaatcaatctttctttttcagCCTATCTAAGTTATAAAATTTGTCAAAATCAATGGTATTatgctagtatatatatagggaCCTTCCATTAAgttatttatcaaatattaacctcttaaaaactaatatacactgtcaacaaaaacaaaaaaactaaaatacacaaaatttccaaataaaaaaaacagataaaaacaaggaaaaaagaaatcagAGATTTTTACAAGTTTTAACAGAAAAATGATTTTGACAAAATCAACCAAGCAAGAGACAAACTACTGAGTTACTTCGTCGTCTTAAGCTGAAGATTCGGACTCTATTTTAGTTATGTATTTTCTACATTTGTTATAGTACTACTATCTTTTAGCATATCATCATAAACCCATATTcgttcaagaacaaaaaaattaaaaaatcccaGAGTATCTGAGAGGTTCATGCGGGTCCCATAATCAGACACATAAATTTTTGCTGGTGAATTGctaatattatacatataaaaaatcGAAAGAAATTAGTACAAAATACGAAGAGAAACCAacaaataacaagaaaaaaaaaagagataaagaagagttACCGAGTGTCTGCCAGGTGAAGATAAAAGGAGATCCCATTTGATAATGATTTTACCGAACGGATCCAAAGGATCGTATCCATCTGCAACCATTTTTGATCACTTGTTAAATCACAAACCCTACAAATTTTACGGtttatatatgaacaaattgtttaaaaaaaaaaggaattaaaaaagACTTACGTGTGGATGATGCGATTGCGAAGAGAATGACAGTGCTAACGAGCATTGCATCCATTTTTACTCTTGCAAacgagagaagaaaataaaaccaatGATCGATCACGCCGAATTTTCAAATTCTTATCGATGAAAATATATGAGAATTtagaacttttcttttttcctaaaacgTGAAAATATTACTATTGGTTTTGGGAATGACaaagagatatagagagagatcaaaATCTCAAAGAGTTTTTAAGTGTGACGCCTCGGGTTTccctgtgtgtgtgtgtgttaagagagatagagagagagagacaattaAAGCAAAGAAGTCACACAGTGACTGTTGGTTTAGTGTTTGAACGAGAAGAGTTTTGCATTTGTAAACAAAACCCACACTTTActccttttctttctatttttggtttttcacttaccctttttttatttgattaattaacgCTTATATATATTAGCTGTAATATAGTACGTAAAATCTAGTATTTACCTTATATGTATACACTACTAATCTAATTTTGCAAATTTTTCTGGTACAGTTTGTAGTGGTGGCGTGGCAGCTATTATTGAATGATTCAcgtatgtttctctttttcgTGAGATGTTATTGCTTTATTGTGCTATGTTTTTAACTTCCTTtttatttctgtatttttataGAATGGTTTTAGAAATTAAGGTAGCTTATCAGA from Camelina sativa cultivar DH55 chromosome 3, Cs, whole genome shotgun sequence includes:
- the LOC104768083 gene encoding COBRA-like protein 6; its protein translation is MVADGYDPLDPFGKIIIKWDLLLSSPGRHSVQVTVENMQEYRHVEKPGWKLSWHWLNKEVIWDMRGAETTEQGNCSAFASSNNLPHCCLRRPTIVDLLPGASYNLQVSNCCRGGVLTSMSQDHANHVSTFTMDIGSSPDDPEKFNIPYNFDIGVPGYSCDNATSVAPTKFSTDKGRRKMQALATWEAVCVYSQFRSSQSPKCCVSLSAFYYQNIVPCPTCSCGCSSSPCVKKGEMPPYLEQKHDPYEEVSPVVTCSDHMCPIRIHWHVKVNYREYWRVKITATNLNTVKNYTNWNLVVLHPNLKSVQQVFSFNYKSLTPYQNSINDTGMFWGVQFYNDVLLQAGKIGNVQTELLLKKDMGNFTFKEGWAFPRRILFNGDECVMPSPDDYPRLPKSASLSSSSSSSTIISFVTVVFCFLLHLLLV